From the Hordeum vulgare subsp. vulgare chromosome 1H, MorexV3_pseudomolecules_assembly, whole genome shotgun sequence genome, the window ttttgtatcctctttgggtacctataacctttgggactactttcatagcacaaaccaactacaaagtcacgcaccgccgtgctctaaaagatctaagtgaagcacatagagcaaaattatctaggctcaaaagatataagtgaagcacaatgagcattctagcaaattcacgatgagtgcatgtctctctcaaaaggtgtgcagcaaggatgattgtgacacaacaaaaagaaaagactcctacgatacaagacactccaagcaaaacacatatcatgtggtgaataaaaatatagctccaagtaatgttaccgatggattgaagacgaaagaggggatgccttcccggggcatccccaagcttaggctttttggtgtccttgaatttggcttgggatgccttgggcatccccaagcttgagctctttccactctttatccatttgtccatgagaacatcacccaaaacttgaaaacttcacaacacaaaacttaaacaggaactcgtgatgtcattagcacaagaaaacaaactaccacctctttaggtactgtagaaatcttaatttctatttatattggtgttagattactgtattctcacttttccatggctagtaccccccgatactatccatagtttcatcaaaacaagcaaccaactcaacaaaaacagaatctgtcaaaaacagacaagtctgtagaaatttgtatactttgtatactcctggtacctcaaaaattctgaacaaatacgaatgcctgggaaaaaggcatatcaagcagcagcaaaaagaatcaactcaaaatctctttctgaataaaaatgaaaaataatctcgtgagcgaaacgtttctgtctttttccagcaggatcaaacaaccatcaccaagactagtcataaaggttttgcttagctcaaacacaaaaagaaacacaaaatacacaatcataacagtattatgatggtgtggacgcaacaagacagaaaggaaaagataaatacattgggttgcctcccaacaagcgttattgtttaacgcccttagctaggcattgataattcaatgatgctcacataaaagacaagaattgaagcacaacgagagcatcataaagcatgtgaaaatcatatctaagtctaacatgcttcctatgcatacgcattttataggaaaacagattgtcaagacaaccaatagttaccatatgcaaggaagaagagagagacaatagcaatctcaacataacgagaggtgatttggtaacatgaaagtttctaccacaatattttcctctctcatagcaattacatgtgggatcataatcaaattcaacaatatagctatcacaaaggatattattttcatgatccacatgcatgcaaagttgtcgctcttcaaaaatagtgggattatcatcaactaaagtcatgacttctccaaacccactttcaataatattgcaaatatcatattcatcttgaggtttacttttttttcaagatcataagaaaaataatcaccccattcatgatcatcgcaacaagtagaggacatagcaaaactagcatccccaagcttagggttttgcatatttttagcatgattgacactagtaggatttatagtgaaaccattgcaatcatgcttttcattaaaggagccctcgtgaatcacttcataaatttcttcatcacgattttcagattcacgcatctcaagcaaaactccatagagaaagtcaagtgcactcaactcactagcaattggatcaacataattggatctcttaaagagattagcaagtggatgaggatccatatcaatagattttcagcaagcatattgaaggcacatggcaacacaagcaaacagaaagcaagaaagggcgaacgaaaaaggcaaacgaaaaaggcaaatatttttgtaaatttttgtttttcagaagtgggggagaggaaaacgagaggcaaaaaagtaaatgcaagagatgagtttgcgacacttacttggatgagttcttgacttgatcctccccggcaacggcgccataaatccttctgttacttctcaaacaacagcgccagaaattggcacgttgacggagacttggcttgcgttggttttcccttgaagaggaaagggtgatgcagcacaggagcagtaagtatttccctcagtttgaaaaccaaggtatcaattcaatagaagaatctcgtcaagtccagagtacatgcgcaaacacaaaagtgtCGATTGTATCCATGTTCTTAGCCAAAGTGTCGATTGTATGCATCTTTTCATCTACCATAGTGTTGAAAACCTTTTGTGaattaatgaattctttaatggcGTTTTCGAGATAAGAGGAGTACTTAATATTATTGGTAGAACGATTTCCATAAGAACTACCATAACCACTAGAAGGATTACCCGGATATGGCCCagtattgaaattacccctatatggTGACCCTTCTTTTTTCCATGTGGTGGAAGGGTGCGAGGGATTGATATGTTTTTATACACCGAATGTTGCTGActgatttgaaaaaaaaattggcaCGGTCAAAATCGCACACcaaataaaaaattgaatacaTTGAATGAAAGAGCTTCAAAATTAATGAACATGGTGAACTAAAAGAATTGAACGGAAGAACTCCttgaggctggttgtaatgggtagtatcatatagtagtatcatgcatatataCTCCCATTACGGACAGCCTGAGTaattagttggcatgcatgatactcccattacggacAGCCTGAGTAATTACTGACCCCGTCAAATCGAGTGATGCAATTCTAAATTAAAGATCTTAATTAATTCTCTGACCTTAAAAATTAGAAAGCATAATGTATAGTATAAAATTACTAAATGAGAAAGCTTTAAGAAATTATTGGCTCAATCAAAATTAGATATCAAATTTCAATTAATCAATTAAAGACTTTAATTAAATGTGAGCTCTTTAAAATTAGGAAGATATAAAGCATTATTATATTTAACAAAAGATATAAAGGATATGATAGAAACTGGTATGTCAACTGATGTACATGCATCTCAAGTATCCACCTCAATTTGCTGGCCCATGGTCACGAGAGAGCTGATAGCCGAGGCTCAAGACCTCACCTGCTCTATTCTTCGGCTGTGGCAGTCCCGCTCCTCTGATTGGCCGGCGGCCTCCTCCCACGGATCACTCCCCCAAGCGAACATCCACCGTCCACGCCTCCGCCATCCAACGGCCCGCGCACAGCATCACGCGGATCGCCCCCGGACTCCCGCGGGTATATAACCCCATCCCCGGCGGCTCCATTTTCAAACCACCAAACCGAGCTCCCCACTCCACAGCTCACCAACCCTCTCGCCGGAGTCTAgcgaagcaagcaagcaagcaggccAGGAAGATGGACGGCAGCAAGGCGAAGAAGGTGGCGGCGAAGAAGCTGGGCGGGCCGAGGAAGAAGTCGGTGACCAAGTCCATCAAGGCCGGCCTCCAGTTCCCCGTCGGCCGCATCGGCCGCTACCTCAAGAAGGGCCGCTACGCCCAGCGCGTCGGCTCCGGCGCCCCCGTCTACCTCGCCGCCGTCCTCGAGTACCTCGCTGCCGAGGCAAGCCCCGCGCCGCCGTCTTTCTCCCTTCCCTAGCTCTCTTCCGACGAACCACCgcccttctctccctctctttcttccGACGTAGCTTTCTCCCCGGTCTGAAACAAGCTGCCGATCTTGTTTTGCAGGTGCTGGAGCTGGCCGGCAACGCGGCCAAGGACAACAAGAAGACCCGCATCGTACCGAGGCACCTGCTGCTGGCCATCCGCAACGACCAGGAGCTCGGGAGGCTGCTCTCCGGCGTCACCATCGCCCACGGCGGCGTCATCCCCAACATCAACCCGGTGCTGCTCCCCAAGAAGTCCGCCGAGAAGGCCGAGAAGACCGAGAAGGCCGGCGCCGCCGCCAAGTCGCCCAAGAAGGCCGCCAAGTCCCCCAAGAAGGCTCCCAAGAAGGCCACCAAGGCCTAGATCCGGGCGGGCGGAGCGGCCGCGCAGACGAAGCTGAACTGACGATGCTCCGTCGGCCCTCGCGTGCCTAGCGTCCCTGTTAAGTTAGCTATGTTATTATGGTGTGTTCCCAGGGAGTGTTAAAGCTTGCACTTTTGCTTTGCCCCCGCCATGTAATCCTGAACGAAGAGGAAACCTCTGGCTTCCTCTGTTCCTATGAACCAATCTGGTATCCAATGCAGCGCTTGCTAAAACGCCGCTGATTGTCTGTTCTCAGTTTAACTGTATTCGCATTTGTTGGGTGAGCAATGTCGAGAGAGTTGCCATTGCTCACAGATTTCATGACTGCGTGGCAGCTCGAGCTCAGCTGGTTATCCGTAGTCAATCCCACATGAATTTGTAGCTTGGTGCATTTTCTGATTTGGCTTGGTAACAACTTACAGTGGTCGTCTTCGCGTTCTTGCGAACGAGTCCTGTGTTACGGATGCTTCCTCTGTTCTTCTGAATAGTGCAGTGTTTGTTAAAACGCCACTGAATTTCCGTTCTGTGTTAACTGCATTTGCGTTTGTTGTGCCATTGCTTGCAAATTCCATGATTGCCTCCAACTGATTTTCTTTAGGCGATTCTTTGGAAAGTTGTATCTGGGA encodes:
- the LOC123448093 gene encoding histone H2A.2.1-like: MDGSKAKKVAAKKLGGPRKKSVTKSIKAGLQFPVGRIGRYLKKGRYAQRVGSGAPVYLAAVLEYLAAEVLELAGNAAKDNKKTRIVPRHLLLAIRNDQELGRLLSGVTIAHGGVIPNINPVLLPKKSAEKAEKTEKAGAAAKSPKKAAKSPKKAPKKATKA